TGGTCACACCGGTGCCCGCCTACGGTTTCGCCGTCCACGAGGCCGACGACCTCACAGTGCGCCTCGAGGTGCGCCCGCACAGCGGCGGCCAGGGCTACGACGTCGTCGACTGGAACTCCGACCAGGTGGCCCACGACGTCCTCGACCACTACGAGCGCTGGCTGGAGTACGTGGGCACCTCCGAGAAGAGCGAGTCCCGGTTCTCCCGCCGGCTCTGAGGCGCGCGCGCCGGCACCCGCTGTCGGGCCTGCCCCGGGCCACCGTCTCCTCACCACTCCTTCCCGCCGTCGACCGGTCTACCCCGGCCCCGCTCGCCGTCGCCTCCCGGGCAGTCCCCCGGTCTCCTCCCGGGCTGCCCCGGCCCACCGCCTCCTCCCCACTCCTTCCCGCCGTCTCGCGCTCCGCCCCCAACGCCGACGGGGACATCCTGCACGCCCGGGGACTTTTCCTCACAGCCGGGGGCATCCAGCGCGTGCGGGGACGGGATTCCTGTCCCCGACGGCGTCGAAGGTCCCCGGCCGGAGTAGACCGCACCCGGCCGCGTCGAATGTCCCCGCCGGATGCGGCCGCCGGTAGCCGGATACGACCGCAGACGTCCGAGAGTCAGTCCGCCTCGACCGTGTAGGAGGCGAGACGCTCCTGGAAGGCGGGGTCGTAGTGGTTGACGACGCCCTGCCCCTCGTCGAGGGCGGCGATGGCCCGCATGTCGGCGTCGTCGAGCTGGAAGTCGGTGACGTCGAGGTTGGTGACCATGCGCTCGCGGTGGACCGTCTTGGGGATGACGATGATGTCGAGCTGGATGAGGTAGCGCAGGGCCACCTGGGCGGCGGTCTTGCCGTGCTTCTCGCCGACAGAGGTGAGCACCGGGTGGGTGAAGATGTTGTTGCGGCCCTGGGCAAGCGGCCCCCAGGACTCCAGGGCGGTGTCGTACTTGGTGTACCAGGCGCGGTTGTCGGCCTGCTGGTTGAAGACGTGGGTCTCCATCTGGTTGACGGCCGGCGGCACCTCGACGTGCTGCGCCAGGTCCACGAACCGGTCGGGGAAGAAGTTGGAGACGCCGATGGCGCGGACCTTGCCTGCGGCCAGGGCCTTCTCCATGGCGCGGTAGGTGCCGTAGTAGTCGCCGAAGGGCTGGTGGACGAGCAGCAGGTCGATGTAGTCGGCGCCCAGGCGGCGCAGGGAGCCGTCGATGGAGCGGGCGGCGCGCTCCTCCCCGGCGTTGGAGATCCACACCTTAGTAGTCAGGAAGATGTCCTCGCGGGGCAGTCCACTGGCGGCGACGGCCGCGCCCACGCCCTCCTCGTTGCGGTAGGCCTGGGCGGTGTCGATGTGGCGGTAGCCGACCTCGAAGGCCTCGAGCACGGCGCGCTCGGTCTCCTCCGGCGGGGTCAGGAAGACGCCGTAGCCGATCTGCGGGATGTCGACGCCATTGTTCAGAGTGATGGTGGGGGAGGAGCCGTTGGCCATGAATTCTCCTTCGATGCGGTCCGTCTCAGCAACCTAGCCCCGCAGGCGGGCGCGATGTCGTCCCTTTCGCGCCGGGCCCAACTGGCGTGCGGGCCGCCCGACGTGCGCGTGGCGCCCTGGCCCGGCCGCCGACGGGGACATCCTGCGCGGCCGGTGACTTTTCCTTCCAGCCGGGGGCATCTCACGCGTGCGGGGACCGGACTCCTGTCCCCGGCGGCGTCGAATGCCCCCGCCCGGTGCGGACTGCACCCAGCCGCGCGGAATGTCCCCGACCGTGCAACGCGGGACGGGGCCTGCGGGCGGACCCGCCACCCATGAGAGAGACGTTGGGTGTCTGGGACCGGTTGGGGCGGGGTTGTGCATCGGGATGCGGCGGCGCGCGGTGGCCGAAACGGCCTCTACAGCGGACCCGATGTCCAAATTGGATACAAAGGGCTTTGCCGGACTGAAACAGGCGAAATGAAACCGCATGATTCCGGGGGTCTGTTGCAGGCCTGAAGAACGCGAAGCGTCCTTTGTGTCCGATTTGGACATAACACAGTCAGCACCGCGAGATCTCAGCGGCGCCTCCGACGCCAGCGACACATCCAGTCCACCGGAGCGACGTGCCGACGCCGTGGGCGCGCACGAGGCCGGCACGCGTTGCGACGGTGCGAACCGGGCTACGGCATTAGGCTGTCCCCATGCGCCTCCACGTTGCCGACCACCCCCTCATCGACCACAAGCTCTCCGTCCTGCGTGACGAGAGGACACCGTCGGCGGTCTTCCGCCAGCTGGTGGACGAGCTCGTCACCCTGCTCGCCTACGAGGCCACCCGCGAGGTGCGCACCGAGGAGGTCGAGATCCGCACCCCCGTGGCGCTGGCCCAGTGCCGCCGCCTGGCCGACCCGCGGCCGATCGTGGTGCCGATCCTGCGCGCGGGCCTGGGGATGCTGGAGGGCATGACCCGCCTGCTGCCCACGGCGGAGGTCGGCTTCCTGGGGATGAAGCGCGACGAGGACACCCTGGAGGTGGAGACCTACGCCAACCGCCTGCCCGATGACCTCTCGGGCCGCCAGTGCTTCGTCGTCGACCCCATGCTCGCCACCGGTCACACCCTCGTGGCCGCCATCGACTACCTGCTGGAGCGCGGGGCGCGCGACGTCACCGCGCTGTGCCTCATCGCCGCGCCCGAGGGGGTCAAGACGCTGGAGGATGCGGTCGGCGAGCGCGCGAACGTCACGGTGGTGACCGCCGGGGTCGACGAGCGCCTCAACGAGCACGCCTACATCGTGCCCGGTCTGGGCGACGCCGGCGACCGCCTCTACGGCATCGTCGACTGACGCACCGGCCCGCCGGCCGCGTCATTTCGCCGGTTTGGGCGGGAGGCTGATGTGCTCATTCTGTGACCTCGAGCCATAGATTTCGTTAGGCTCGGGAGACATGACGACGGGGCACTCACCTTCTGCTGGCGACTACGACGCGACGACGGCGCTCAGCAGGTTCGCTTCGCCGCGGGACCTCGAGCGGATCGCCGAGACTCGTCCCGATCTGCACTCGATCCTGGCGACCAACCCGTCGATCCCGCCTCGGGTCCGCGAGATGCTGGAGCAGTCCGACGACGCTGTCGTCCAGGAGGTGCTGGCGCGCCAGGCCGGTCGTGGCGCTCAGCCGGCGCCACCGACGCAGTCTCCTGTCCCGGGCGAGATCGGCCCGATGGCTCCGACGATGGCGGTGGGAACAGCTGCTGGGACGATGGGGGCGCCGCCCCAGCAGGCGGCGCCCACCAGCTCCGGGTACGCACAGGTTCCCCAGGAGTATGGCGGCAACCAGCAGGGGGCGCCCGGAGAGGCACCGCAGGGAGGGTCGCTTCATGGGTCCTCCGCTCAAGGGTATGGGGCCGTGGAGCCTCAGGGTCCGCAGGGCTCGCCCCCGCAGGTGCCTCAGGAGGCGCCGGCCTCTGCGGCGTCGCAGGCCGTCGCGCCACAGCCGGATGCCCAAGGGTATTCGGCGTCCTCGATGCAGGCAGCGGCTCAGCCCTTGGACCAGCAGACCGCGATGCCGCCCGGGGTGCCGAGCCGGGTGCCGTCAGAATACGTACTGGGTCACGGCCAGGCTTATGACTCAGGGCAGGCATACGGTCCGGGGCAGCTGGTCGCACCGGCCTATGGGACACCGATGTATGCACCACCGGCGCAGGCGCCGAAGAAACGCCGTCTGCTCAAAGTGGTCGCCGTCGTTCTGCCGATCATTCTCGTTCTGGGCGCTGGAGGGGCGGCCGCCTGGTACTTCCTGGGGCGCAGCGAGGTCTACTTGGGTTCAACGTACGTGACTCCGTCGAATGCCTGGACCAAAGGTGCGGACAAGGCCTGGAGCATCGACGTCGCATCCTTTGAGGATCCTTTTGTTTTCGGGGATCATCTCCTGACAGTCAACAAGAACACTGGAGAGATCACCGCTTACGGCCCGCTGGGCGATAACATCAAGGAAGCATGGAAGACCACCATTGACGACGAGGACTTCACGTCATCATACGATGACTCACTCGCTCTCATGCAATGGGGCAACAACACACTGGTCTACAAGTCCACCCTCATTGACCTGAAAACCGGAAAGACCTCAAAGGCACCCTGGGGTAGCAGCAACTCCGCATTAATCGTCGGCGATACCGCCATTTTCTGCAAGGAGAGCGACAAGTGTACCGCCTGGGGTGCGGACAAGAAACAGAAGTGGTCGCGCACGATCGCCGGGGCGGGAAGACCCTTTGACTCACTGACCACATACAGTACGACCTTTCTGGTCAGAGACAATCAGCGTTATCTGGCACTGTTGAACGCCATCATCGACATCGATAGCGGAGAGACCCGGTTCCTCGGCGGAGGCTCGAAGGCCGACTCAGACTTCATAACCTGGTACTTCCAGGACGGTTGGGGAACTCTGGAGGCAGAGGACAAATCTGATTCCGATTCGAGTTCGTCAGCCGACCAGGAGTACAAAGTGACAGTTTATGATTTCAAGGGGAAGAAACAGGGCAGCTATCGACAGACCCTGCCTTCAAAGGAGACTGTTGTCGAGGAAGATAAAAAGCTCCTCACAGCCGAGGAGCATCGCACCTACTTCAAGGACCAGGACTTCAGTGACGCCAGCCTGACTGCAAGATCAAACAGCGACGGCTGCGTCACTCGGATCAAGCCCAAGCAAGGCAGTTCCTTCAGTGTTCCGGAGGCGGACACAAACACCATATCCTCCGGATGCCCGTCTGTAGCGAAGAGTTCTCAAGATGGCAGCATCGTCAAGCTGATGATACTGGGCAAAGGGGACGTCAACCGGATCAGTGCGCTCATGAACGTTAAGACCGGGAAGGAAATTAAGTTCAGCGGAATCGACTTGGAGAATGAGGATACGCTCATCATCGCCAAGCCCGACCTCGTCATCGGCTACAACAAGTTTGACGGCAAGGTCATCGGTTTCAAGCCAGCCTCCTAGGGCGGTGCCGCAGCGGCACTGATGCGGCGCTTCCAGTGACGTTCCGTGTGGCCGGGCACGGTCTACTCCAGCCTGGGATGCCTCGCGCGCAGAGTGAGTGGCTTCCCGTCCCTGACGGCGTCGAACGCCCTCACTCTCGCAGCTCCACGCCGGCCCTGGTCAGGAGACTCCGTACCCAAGTGATGGAGTAGCCCGATTGAGTCGAGATCTGCTGAACTGACGCTCCCTTCGCGTACTCATCAGCCAGGATCCGGGCGACACGATCCGAGAGCCAGTCGCTCATCTGCTCGTTGAGCTCCAAGTCCGGCAGAGGATCGATATTGCCGCCGGCGTATCCCCGCTGAGCCTTCCCCTGCGGCGTGATCTCTTCATCCGACTCATTGCCCCACACGGACCAGCCCGGTCGCGCGTAGCGGGCGAACATCTCCAGGTACGGACCCGGCGAGCAGGACTCAATGAGGTCATACTGCTCGTCGGGCTTGCGGCTGTGCTCACGCTTGCGCGTCTCGATCATATTGACCGTTGAGCGCCCCGGCGCCAGCGTTCTCATCGAGCCTTTGACACCGAACAGGATCGGCTCCGTGACATTGCGGAAGTAGAAGCCGACACCGCGGCCGTCTGGCCCACCGTCTTTGCGGCGCTTGGCCCAGATGATATTCGAGACGTAGCGGAATCCCCACGCCTGCATGACCTCCAGGCCCTCCGGAAGCAAGGCGTTGGGAACCCACAGGTACAGGTGGGCGTTCGCTGCGGTCACATCACCGACCGGGAGCTCCTTGATCTCCTCGAGAGACATCGTCCCGTACCTGCCCAGACGACGGTGCTCGGGAGCGACCTTGCCGGTTCGATTGGTGAACCGCCACGGAGGGTCGGCCAGAACGGTCTGGAATCCTCCTTCCACTGTAGGAAGTGGAGCGATTTCCGCAGAGGATCCCAGAGCCTTGGACACTCCTTAGATGTACCAGAAATAGATCTGGTTTGTCACCCATGGGTCTTTTATGCAGATGGGTACCGCTCGCGTCCCACATCTTCCAGCCGGACTCCCGACCGTTCCGTGCTGGGGGCCGGCGGGACTGGCGCGGATCGCGCGCTACCGCGGCGGTCTCAGACGACCGTGTCTTCGACGCCGACGGGGACATTCCGCGTGGCCGGGTGCGATCTGCTCCAGACGGGGACAGTCCGCGCGTTCGGGGACCGGATTCCCGTCCCCGACGGCGTCGAAGGTCCCCGGCCGCGCAGGATGTCCCCACCCGCGCAGGATGTCCCCGGACGCGCGGCGTACGCCTGCCCGTGCCGTAGGCCCCGACCATGAGGGGGGGGCACTCACACAGACCGTCCCTTCGCCGTACCTCCGGCGGCCGGCACGCCGCCCTTCCCAACCACCACGGGCCGGCCAGCGACACAAACAAGCGGGCCCCGCACCTCAGGTGCGGAGCCGCCGGAGTATGCGCACCGGTCCAAGCCCGATGCTCGCTGTCTGGCGAAGACTGTAGCCGCCATCCCCCAACACCCCAACCTCAGCGCGTGGTCATCGGACGTCCTCGGTTGGTGGGATACTTCTGCCCGATCCCCCATCCTGACGACGAAGAGGCCGACTGTGAGTAAAGAGACTGAGCGCGCTGCGCTTCACCGTGCGATCTGGCAGGTTGCCAACGACCTGCGCGGGAGCGTGGACGGATGGGACTTCAAGGCCTACGTCCTGGGCTTTCTTTTCTACCGGTTCATCTCCGAGAACCTCACCGAGTACATCAACGCCGGCGAGCGCGAGGCCGGGGACCCGGACTTCGACTACCGCTTCCTGTCTCATGCCGACGCCGAGGGCGCCCGCGAGGGCATCATTGAGGAGAAGGGCTTCTTCATCGCCCCTGGGGACCTCTTCGACAACGTGCGCGAGCGGGCACCGCGCGACGAGAACCTCAACGAGACCCTCTCGCGCATCTTCAAGAGCATCGAGGCCTCCGCGACCGGCACGGGCTCGGAGTCGGATCTTCGGGGCCTGTTCGACGACGTGGACGTCAACTCCACGAAACTGGGCCGCACGGTGGCCCAGCGCAATGACAAGCTCACGCGGCTCATGCAGGCGATCGGGGACCTGGACCTGTCCTACGGAGAGTCCTCGATCGACACCTTCGGCGACGCCTACGAGTACCTCATGACGATGTACGCCTCGAACGCGGGCAAGTCGGGCGGCGAGTTCTTCACCCCGCAGGAGGTCAGCGAGGTACTGGCCCGTATCACGGTCATGGGCAAGACGAGCGTCAACCGCGTCTACGACCCGGCCTGCGGCTCGGGCTCCCTGCTGCTGAAGTTCGCAAAGGTCCTCGGTAAGGAGAACGTGCGCGGCGGGTTCTTCGGCCAGGAGATCAACCTGACGACCTACAACCTGTGCCGGATCAACATGTTCCTGCACGACATCAACTTCGCCGACTTCAGCATCGCCCACGGGGACACGCTCACGGACCCGGCGCACTGGGATGACGAGCCCTTCGAGGCGATCGTCTCCAACCCGCCGTACTCGACAAAGTGGATCGGCAAGGACGATCCGGCTCTCATCAACGACCCACGCTTCTCCCCGGCGGGCGTGCTGGCCCCGAAGTCGAGAGCAGACCTGGCCTTCACCATGCACATGCTGTCCTGGCTGGCGGTGGATGGCACAGCGGCAATCGTCGAATTCCCAGGCGTGCTCTCCCGCGGCGGTACTGAGGCCAAGATCCGCCAGTGCCTGGTGGAGAACAACTATGTTGACGCCGTCATCCAACTTCCGCCGGACCTGTTCTTCGGGACGACGATCGGCACGTGCATCATCGTTCTCAAGAAGTCGAAGCAGGACAACAGTGTCCTGTTCGTGGACGCCTCGAAGCAGTTCGTACGGGAGGGCAACAAAAACAAACTCTCGGCGGAGAACCAGGAGATGATCCTGGAGACGCTCGCCAAGCGCGCCGACGTCGGTCACGTGGCCGCGCTGGTGAGTGCGGAGACGATCAGGGAGAACGGTTTCAACTTGTCGGTGTCCTCCTACGTGGAGGCGGAGGACACTCGCGAGGAGGTCGACATCGTGGAGCTCAATGCCCGGATCAAGGAGATCGTGGAGCGGCAGGCGGTGCTGCGCGCCAGCATCGATGAGATCGTCGCCGACCTCGAAGGTGGTGCCCGGTGAGCCGCATTGACGACCTCATCCGTGACCTCTGCCCCGACGGCGTGGAGTTCCGGACACTGGAGGAAATTTTCGAGACTCGAAACGGTTACACCCCCTCGAAAAGTGATCCTGAAGCATGGGCGGGAAACGATGTCCCCTGGTTCAGAATGGATGACATTCGCTCTCGCGGACGAATCCTACGGGATTCAACTCAACGAATTTCCGCATCTGCAGTCAAGGGCAATAAAACCTTCCCAGCAGACTCGATTCTCGTCGCCACATCCGCCACTATTGGTGAGCATGCACTCGTTCGAGTGCCACACCTTTCAAACCAGAGGTTTACAAATCTTGCAATCAAGGACAACTTCAAGGATTCCTTTGACGTAAAGTTCCTCTTTTACTACTGCTTCAAATTGGATGAGTGGTGCATCAAAAACACAACCACCTCCAGCTTCTCTTCAGTCGACATGAAAGGGTTCAAAAAATTCAAGTTCCCAATCCCTCCTCTCGAAGTGCAGCACGAGGTCGCGAAGACGCTAGACCAGTTCACTCAGCTGGAGGCGGAGCTGGAGGCAGAGCTGGAGGCCCGCCGACAGCAGTATTCGCACTTCGCCAATTCCGCAACGCACTCAGAACACACAATCACTCTTGGGAGCGTAGCCACTTTCGATTACGGACTCACAGCTA
This region of Actinomyces oris genomic DNA includes:
- a CDS encoding aldo/keto reductase, which codes for MANGSSPTITLNNGVDIPQIGYGVFLTPPEETERAVLEAFEVGYRHIDTAQAYRNEEGVGAAVAASGLPREDIFLTTKVWISNAGEERAARSIDGSLRRLGADYIDLLLVHQPFGDYYGTYRAMEKALAAGKVRAIGVSNFFPDRFVDLAQHVEVPPAVNQMETHVFNQQADNRAWYTKYDTALESWGPLAQGRNNIFTHPVLTSVGEKHGKTAAQVALRYLIQLDIIVIPKTVHRERMVTNLDVTDFQLDDADMRAIAALDEGQGVVNHYDPAFQERLASYTVEAD
- the upp gene encoding uracil phosphoribosyltransferase; translation: MRLHVADHPLIDHKLSVLRDERTPSAVFRQLVDELVTLLAYEATREVRTEEVEIRTPVALAQCRRLADPRPIVVPILRAGLGMLEGMTRLLPTAEVGFLGMKRDEDTLEVETYANRLPDDLSGRQCFVVDPMLATGHTLVAAIDYLLERGARDVTALCLIAAPEGVKTLEDAVGERANVTVVTAGVDERLNEHAYIVPGLGDAGDRLYGIVD
- a CDS encoding MT-A70 family methyltransferase; the protein is MEGGFQTVLADPPWRFTNRTGKVAPEHRRLGRYGTMSLEEIKELPVGDVTAANAHLYLWVPNALLPEGLEVMQAWGFRYVSNIIWAKRRKDGGPDGRGVGFYFRNVTEPILFGVKGSMRTLAPGRSTVNMIETRKREHSRKPDEQYDLIESCSPGPYLEMFARYARPGWSVWGNESDEEITPQGKAQRGYAGGNIDPLPDLELNEQMSDWLSDRVARILADEYAKGASVQQISTQSGYSITWVRSLLTRAGVELRE
- a CDS encoding type I restriction-modification system subunit M encodes the protein MSKETERAALHRAIWQVANDLRGSVDGWDFKAYVLGFLFYRFISENLTEYINAGEREAGDPDFDYRFLSHADAEGAREGIIEEKGFFIAPGDLFDNVRERAPRDENLNETLSRIFKSIEASATGTGSESDLRGLFDDVDVNSTKLGRTVAQRNDKLTRLMQAIGDLDLSYGESSIDTFGDAYEYLMTMYASNAGKSGGEFFTPQEVSEVLARITVMGKTSVNRVYDPACGSGSLLLKFAKVLGKENVRGGFFGQEINLTTYNLCRINMFLHDINFADFSIAHGDTLTDPAHWDDEPFEAIVSNPPYSTKWIGKDDPALINDPRFSPAGVLAPKSRADLAFTMHMLSWLAVDGTAAIVEFPGVLSRGGTEAKIRQCLVENNYVDAVIQLPPDLFFGTTIGTCIIVLKKSKQDNSVLFVDASKQFVREGNKNKLSAENQEMILETLAKRADVGHVAALVSAETIRENGFNLSVSSYVEAEDTREEVDIVELNARIKEIVERQAVLRASIDEIVADLEGGAR
- a CDS encoding restriction endonuclease subunit S translates to MSRIDDLIRDLCPDGVEFRTLEEIFETRNGYTPSKSDPEAWAGNDVPWFRMDDIRSRGRILRDSTQRISASAVKGNKTFPADSILVATSATIGEHALVRVPHLSNQRFTNLAIKDNFKDSFDVKFLFYYCFKLDEWCIKNTTTSSFSSVDMKGFKKFKFPIPPLEVQHEVAKTLDQFTQLEAELEAELEARRQQYSHFANSATHSEHTITLGSVATFDYGLTAKAKNTGTHRFIRITDISPNGHLLPNNAKYVDITPDSNRFIVNDRDILVARTGASYGKTLLVRSEIPMSFASYLIRINLNPFQVDPEFYWHFTHSRDYWKQAESLVSKGGQQQFNSNALKRIKIPIPPLTQQREIAESLNHLSSLAHDLTSGLPAEIEARRKQYEYYRDRLLSFPEKK